A part of Andrena cerasifolii isolate SP2316 chromosome 10, iyAndCera1_principal, whole genome shotgun sequence genomic DNA contains:
- the Bet5 gene encoding blocked early in transport 5: MTIHNLYIFSKNGTLLYYAEWNRLNKSGITKEEEAKLMYGMLFSLKSFVSKISPLDPKEGFLYYKTSKYTLHYFETPSGLKFVLNTDNVSQNARELLQQLYREVYLEYVVKNPLCQLNEPIQSELFKLKVDELFKKSPLFLSRSI; encoded by the exons ATGACAATCCacaatttgtacatattttccaaaaatggAACGCTATTGTATTACGCTGAGTGGAATAGGTTAAATAAATCTGGCATTACGAAGGAGGAG GAAGCTAAACTAATGTACGGAATGCTGTTTTCCCTTAAATCCTTCGTGAGCAAGATATCGCCGTTGGATCCAAAAGAAGGATTTTTATACTACAAGACTAGTAAATACACGCTACACTATTTCGAAACACCATCTGGGTTGAAGTTCGTGTTAAACACTGATAATGTTTCGCAAAATGCGAGGGAATTATTACAACAGTTATATAGAGAG GTGTACTTGGAATACGTTGTGAAGAATCCTCTTTGCCAATTAAACGAACCTATCCAAAGTGAGCTATTTAAGCTAAAAGTGGacgaattgtttaaaaagtCTCCCCTGTTCTTAAGCAGATCGATATAG